The Priestia megaterium NBRC 15308 = ATCC 14581 region AAAACAGAAAGGTGAGGGAATTATGAGGTTAGATAAATTTTTAAAAGTATCACGTTTAATTAAGCGCCGTACATTAGCAAAAGAAGTATCAGACAAGGGCCGTATTACCATTAATGGTATTGTTGCAAAAGCAAGCACAAATGTGAAAGTAGGAGATGAGTTAGCGATCACATTTGGCACGAAGAAAATTACCGTTAAAATAGAGGCTCTTCAAGAAGCAGCTAAAAAAGAAGAAGCAGCTAATTTATACTCAATTGTCAAAGAAGAGCGTATTTCATCTGAAGTATAACTGATGAAGGCTTGTTCTAAATCACCTTTCTCATTCATATGTTTTAAACAACAGATAACAAGAGCGAATGCTCTTAATGAATGAGGTGGGGATGAAGATATGAGCCAATTTTACGAAACAAGCAATTCAAACAAAGACCATACTCCAAATCATGATTTAGTGATGAAGGGTCGGCGTCTCTTAGATATCACGGGTGTGAAGCAGGTAGAGAGCTTTGACAATGAGGAATTTTTACTTGAAACAGTGATGGGTTTCTTGTCAGTTAGAGGGCAAAACCTGCAAATGAAAAATTTAGACGTTGATCAAGGAATTGTATCGATAAAAGGAAAAATCTTTGATATAGTTTACTTAGATGAGAACCAATCGGAGAAGGCTAAAGGATTCTTTAGTAAGTTGTTTCGATGAGTTTAAACATTCAGCTCTATACAATGCTTGCGATGGTATCGATGGGAAGCGGTTTAGGTGCTTCTCTCGATACTTATCGTTACTTTGTTAATCGCTCTAAATCACGCCCATGGTTTGTATTTGTGAATGACGTGTTGTTTTGGATGGTGCAAGCTCTTCTCATTTTTTATGTGTTGTTTTTAGTGAATGAAGGAGAACTGCGTTTGTATGCGTTTCTTGCTTTGTTTTGCGGCTTTGCCGCGTATCAAAGCTTATTTCAATCACTGTATTTAAAAGTATTAACATTTACTGTCTCGAGCGTATTAAGTTTATATCGAGGTGTTCTAACGCTTAGTAATATTTTTTTGGTCAAGCCTATCCGCTTCTTTATTCATATTTTAGTTGTAGTCGCTTTAGGGATCTACCGAGCTGTTCATAAGCTGCTCGTATTCTGTCTAAAGCTTATTTACGTACCGACCAGGTGGCTTCTTTTCGTATTTTGGAGAATGATGCCTAAACCTGTAAAACGATTTTTACATATGGGTTTTCGGTATATAGAAGGAATTTACAATCGTGCAAAGAATATGATAATGAGAATTGTTGCATGGGTGAACACTTTAAAAAACAAGGGGGACGACTAATTCAATGAGTGCGGTACGAAAAAAAAAGGTCGCGAAGTTAAATACTGATTATAGCCATAAACAAGAGCAAATTAAACAAAATACAGATCGAAAGCGTATCGGTTTAATTAGGCGTTTGACTGTTTTCGGAGTGTTGGCCTTAATCATTGGTGGATTGATGGTATCAGCTTTAATTACGCAAACCTCAGCTATTGAGAACAAAAAAGCTGAGAAGGTGAAATTAGAACAGCAGCTGACAAAATTACAAAGCAAGCAAAAACAGTTAAAAGGTGAAATCGTCAAGTTAAATGACGATGATTATATTAAAAAGATTGCCCGCAGAGATTATTTTTTATCAGAAGACGGAGAAATTATCTTTAATGTAAAAAAAGACTAAACGTATGGTTCGTTGACAGTGTATTTTTGCTTTTTGTATAATATAATAAATTGATTTCTTTTATCATTTAAGGAGGAGCATTTTTTTTATGTCAATCGAAGTAGGCAGCAAGTTACAGGGAAAGGTAACAGGTATTACGAACTTTGGAGCTTTTGTTGAGTTACCAGGAGGTTCAACAGGCTTGGTTCATATCAGTGAAGTAGCTGATAATTACGTAAAGGACATTAACGACCATTTAAAAGTGGGCGACGAAGTTGAAGTCAAAGTAATTAACGTTGAGAAAGATGGTAAAATTGGTCTTTCAATTAAGAAAGCGGTAGACAAACCAGAACGTCCAGAAAGACCAGAGCGTCCTGCAAGAGCGCCACGCTCAGACCGTCCACGTGATTCACGCCCACAACGTAATAACAATCGTGGTGGCGGTAATGATTTCCGTACAAAAGAAACATTCGAACAAAAAATGAATCGTTTCTTAAAAGACAGTGAAGAACGTTTATCTTCCCTAAAACGCCATACCGAATCAAAACGCGGTGGACGCGGT contains the following coding sequences:
- a CDS encoding RNA-binding S4 domain-containing protein; this encodes MRLDKFLKVSRLIKRRTLAKEVSDKGRITINGIVAKASTNVKVGDELAITFGTKKITVKIEALQEAAKKEEAANLYSIVKEERISSEV
- the yabP gene encoding sporulation protein YabP, whose amino-acid sequence is MSQFYETSNSNKDHTPNHDLVMKGRRLLDITGVKQVESFDNEEFLLETVMGFLSVRGQNLQMKNLDVDQGIVSIKGKIFDIVYLDENQSEKAKGFFSKLFR
- the yabQ gene encoding spore cortex biosynthesis protein YabQ; its protein translation is MSLNIQLYTMLAMVSMGSGLGASLDTYRYFVNRSKSRPWFVFVNDVLFWMVQALLIFYVLFLVNEGELRLYAFLALFCGFAAYQSLFQSLYLKVLTFTVSSVLSLYRGVLTLSNIFLVKPIRFFIHILVVVALGIYRAVHKLLVFCLKLIYVPTRWLLFVFWRMMPKPVKRFLHMGFRYIEGIYNRAKNMIMRIVAWVNTLKNKGDD
- a CDS encoding FtsB family cell division protein; amino-acid sequence: MSAVRKKKVAKLNTDYSHKQEQIKQNTDRKRIGLIRRLTVFGVLALIIGGLMVSALITQTSAIENKKAEKVKLEQQLTKLQSKQKQLKGEIVKLNDDDYIKKIARRDYFLSEDGEIIFNVKKD
- a CDS encoding S1 domain-containing RNA-binding protein, with product MSIEVGSKLQGKVTGITNFGAFVELPGGSTGLVHISEVADNYVKDINDHLKVGDEVEVKVINVEKDGKIGLSIKKAVDKPERPERPERPARAPRSDRPRDSRPQRNNNRGGGNDFRTKETFEQKMNRFLKDSEERLSSLKRHTESKRGGRGAKRG